A window from Macaca nemestrina isolate mMacNem1 chromosome 8, mMacNem.hap1, whole genome shotgun sequence encodes these proteins:
- the LOC105488415 gene encoding activity-regulated cytoskeleton-associated protein, whose amino-acid sequence MELDHRTSGGLHAYPGPRGGPAAKPNVILQIGKCRAEMLEHVRRTHRHLLTEVSKQVERELKGLHRSVGKLESNLDGYVPTSDSQRWKKSIKACLCRCQETIANLERWVKREMHVWREVFYRLERWADRLESTGGKYPVGSEPARHTVSVGVGGPESYCHEADGYDYTVSPYAITPPPAAGELPGQEPAEAQQYQPWVPGEDGQPSPGVDTQIFEDPREFLSHLEEYLRQVGGSEEYWLSQIQNHMNGPAKKWWEFKQGSVKNWVEFKKEFLQYSEGTLSREAIQRELDLPQKQGEPLDQFLWRKRDLYQTLYVDADEEEIIQYVVGTLQPKLKRFLRHPLPKTLEQLIQRGMEVQDDLEQAAEPAVPHVPAEDEAETLTPAPNSESVASDRTQPE is encoded by the coding sequence ATGGAGCTGGACCACCGGACAAGCGGCGGGCTCCACGCCTACCCTGGGCCGCGGGGCGGGCCCGCGGCCAAGCCCAACGTGATCCTGCAGATCGGGAAGTGCCGGGCGGAGATGCTAGAGCACGTGCGGCGGACGCACCGGCACCTGCTGACCGAGGTGTCCAAGCAGGTGGAGCGCGAGCTGAAGGGGCTGCACCGGTCGGTGGGGAAGCTGGAGAGCAACCTGGACGGCTACGTGCCCACGAGCGACTCGCAGCGCTGGAAGAAGTCCATCAAGGCCTGCCTGTGCCGCTGCCAGGAGACCATCGCCAACCTGGAGCGCTGGGTCAAGCGTGAGATGCACGTGTGGCGCGAGGTGTTCTACCGCCTGGAGCGCTGGGCCGACCGCCTGGAGTCTACCGGTGGCAAGTACCCGGTGGGCAGCGAGCCGGCCCGCCACACCGTCTCCGTGGGCGTGGGGGGTCCTGAGAGCTACTGCCACGAGGCGGACGGCTACGACTACACCGTCAGCCCCTACGCCATCACCCCGCCCCCAGCCGCTGGCGAGCTGCCCGGACAGGAGCCCGCCGAGGCCCAGCAGTACCAGCCATGGGTCCCCGGCGAGGACGGGCAGCCCAGCCCTGGCGTGGACACACAGATCTTCGAGGACCCTCGAGAATTCCTGAGCCACCTGGAGGAGTACTTGCGGCAGGTGGGCGGCTCTGAGGAGTACTGGCTGTCCCAGATCCAGAACCACATGAATGGGCCGGCCAAGAAGTGGTGGGAGTTCAAGCAGGGCTCCGTGAAGAACTGGGTGGAGTTCAAGAAGGAGTTCCTGCAGTACAGCGAGGGCACGCTGTCCCGAGAGGCCATCCAGCGTGAGCTAGACCTGCCGCAGAAGCAGGGCGAGCCGCTGGACCAGTTCCTGTGGCGCAAGCGGGACCTGTACCAGACGCTCTACGTGGACGCGGACGAGGAGGAGATCATCCAGTACGTGGTGGGCACCCTGCAGCCCAAGCTCAAGCGTTTCCTGCGCCACCCGCTGCCCAAGACCCTGGAGCAGCTCATCCAGAGGGGCATGGAGGTGCAGGATGACCTGGAGCAGGCGGCGGAGCCTGCCGTCCCCCACGTCCCGGCGGAGGATGAGGCGGAGACCCTCACGCCCGCCCCCAACAGCGAGTCCGTGGCCAGTGACCGGACCCAGCCCGAGTAG